A genomic window from Cricetulus griseus strain 17A/GY chromosome 4, alternate assembly CriGri-PICRH-1.0, whole genome shotgun sequence includes:
- the LOC100764624 gene encoding OX-2 membrane glycoprotein-like, translated as MLHICTQESESSQKIKHNNYETAVLGRNVTIFCNLTSLANVLQVTWQKIQGSLHENIGTYSHKYGENILPPYVNRLQCNILEPNASFITIQELTFEDEACYKCLFNTFPDGSYGEQTCLNILTVSQLITELHSVPGSEDLLNLHCSAVGKPAPGISIYPSQDLVYSQEELFTKNPNTTVTITKIYNISLKTVRSLGLHDVVVCMTHPLRYEEKIVPLPINQEGTKNHPLEWQNTAVVFIILFFISCIIIATVLYFKVKKKRSENTPEPSSAQMPNPLSTLVPTPSSTETENLVNQHHQTKT; from the exons ATGCTTCATATCTGCACTCAAGAATCAG AGTCTTCACAGAAGATAaaacataacaattatgagaCAGCTGTCCTAGGAAGAAATGTGACCATCTTCTGCAACTTGACAAGTCTGGCAAATGTTCTGCAAGTTACCTGGCAGAAAATCCAAGGCTCCTTGCATGAAAACATTGGCACTTACAGCCATAAATATGGAGAAAACATTCTTCCACCATATGTAAACAGGCTGCAATGCAATATCCTGGAACCCAATGCCTCCTTCATAACTATCCAAGAATTGACATTCGAAGATGAAGCCTGCTACAAGTGTCTGTTTAACACTTTTCCAGATGGCAGCTATGGAGAACAAACCTGTCTTAACATTCTAA CTGTATCTCAATTAATAACTGAACTCCATTCTGTTCCTGGCTCTGAAGATCTCCTTAACCTTCATTGTTCAGCTGTGGGAAAGCCTGCTCCTGGAATCTCCATTTACCCTTCCCAAGACCTAGTGTACTCACAAGAGGAGTTATTTACTAAGAACCCAAATACCACAGTGACCATCACTAAAATATACAACATCTCTTTGAAAACTGTGAGGTCATTGGGTCTTCATGATGTAGTTGTGTGCATGACTCACCCCTTAAGATATGAAGAGAAGATAGTTCCTCTGCCAATAAATCAAGAAG GTACCAAGAATCATCCTTTAGAGTGGCAGAACACTGCAGTTGTATTCattattctcttttttatttcatgtatcatCATTGCTACTGTTctctattttaaagtaaaaaagaaaag GTCAGAAAACACCCCTGAACCATCATCAGCACAGATGCCCAACCCTTTATCAACACTGGTGCCCACACCGTCATCAACAGAGACTGAGAACTTAGTGAATCAACATCACCAGACAAAGACATAA